The nucleotide sequence GCGGCGACTGCGCCCTCAACCGTGGGGTGTTTGCCGACGCCTATGGGGTGGTGGGTGCGGTCAGCGAGGTCGTCCCCGTCGATGTCGAAGTCCCGGGCTGTCCACCCACGCCCGACCAGGTGGTTGCCGCGCTGCGATCGGTGACCGGCCGGTGACGGCGACACTGTCGGACGCACCGCCCGAGCATCAGGTTGCGCTGTCGGGCAACGGTTTCGGGGCGGTGCTGAGCGGCGCGACCACGGCGGGCATCGGCGCGTGCGGTACCGCCCTGGGGCTCACCGCGGTCTTCGGCGTGGTGCGGCAGGTTCACATTGCCTGGCTGGTGCCGCTGATCGGCGTCGATTTCGATATTGGGCGCCTCGGTGGGTTCTTCATTGCCCTCACGGGTGCGGTGGCCGTGGTCGCCGGCATTTACAGCATCGGGTATGCGCGCCGTGAGCACCTCGGTGCGGTCGCGCTGACCATGCTGCCGGTGTTTGTCACCGCGATGCTGCTGGTGCCCGCGGCCGGATCGGTGAGCACGTTCCTGCTGGCGTGGGAGCTGATGGCGATTTCCTCGCTGGTGCTGGTTGCGACGGATCATCGCCGCGCTCAGGTTCGTTCGGCGGCGGGCTACTACGCGGTGATGACCCAGCTGGGCTTCGCGACACTGCTGCTCGGACTGATGGTGCTGGCCGCCGCGGCCGGTACCGATCGCTTCGCCGACATGGCGGTGCCGTCGGAGGGGGTACGCACCTTCGTTTTCGTTGCGACATTGCTCGGATTCGGATCGAAGGCGGGCTTGCTGCCGTTGCATGCATGGTTGCCGCGGGCACACCCGGAGTCGCCCAGTCCGGTGTCGGCGTTGATGAGTGCCGCCATGGTCAACCTCGGCATCTATGGTCTGGTGCGGATTGATCTGCAGTTGCTCGGGCCGGGGCCCAAGTGGTGGGGCGTGACACTGCTTGTGATCGGCGCTTTTTCGGCCATGTACGGGGTGCTGCAGGCGTCGGTGGCCACCGATCTCAAGCGTCTGCTCGGGTATTCGACGATTGAAAACATGGGCCTGGTGACCCTCGGGCTGGGGGCGGCCACGCTGTTGTCGGCGGCCGGTGCCGGCCCGGCGGCCGTCATCGCGATGACCGCGGCCCTGCTACACCTGATCGCCCATGCGGCGTTCAAGAGTCTCGGATTCTTGGCCGCCGGTTCGGTTCTGGTGGCGACGCAACAGCGCGACCTGGACATGCTGGGCGGCCTTGCGCATCGGATGCGCTGCACCACCACATTCTTCGGTATCGCCGCACTCGGCGCTTCCGGATTGCCGCTCGGCGCCGGCTTCGTCAGCGAATGGCTGCTGGTGCAGTCGCTGATTCACGCCCGGCCCGAACACAACACCATCGTGGGCTTGGCCACCCCACTGGGAGTCGGTGCCGTCGCACTGACGACGGGGCTGGGGGTGGCCGCCATGGTGAAGGCATTCGGTACCGGGTTTCTGGCGCGACCCCGCTCGGGGTCGGCCGAGCGGGCGCGGGAAGCCCCGGCCACCATGCTCGTGGGCATGGCGGTCGCCGCCCTCGGGTGTGTGGTCATCGCGATCGCGCCGGCGGTCGTCACGGGACCGCTGCAATCGGTGCTGGACACCCTGCCCGCATCCAGGAATGCCGATCTGACCGACCTGGGCACGGTGTTGCGACTACCGGGGATGGACGGCTCGATCTCACCGGCACTGCTGGCCGCGGCCCTGGTGGCGGCCCTGCTGGTGGTGCTGGTGCTGGCTCGCTGGGGGTCGCGTCACCGCCCGGAGCCGGTGACCTCGCCGCTATGGGCATGCGGCGCAGACGAACTCACCGCCCGGATGGAATGCACGCCGACCTCCTTTGCGCAACCGCTGCAACGCGTCTTCGACGACGTGCTGCGGCCCGATACCGGCATCGAGGTGACTCACCTGGAAGCAACCCGCTATCACGTCGAGCAGATCGCCTATCGCGCCCATCTCAGCGATGCCATCGAAGACCGCGTCTACGCCCCGGTGTTGCGGGCACTGGCGTGGTGCGCGCAGGTGATCCGTCGCGCGCACAACGGAAGCGTGCACCTCTACCTGGGCTACGGCGCCCTGGGCGTGCTCATCGTGCTGGTGGTGGCGCGATGAACCTGATGTCGGCGATGGCCGGGGCGGCGCAGATCGGCGCCGTCATTCTCGGTGCCCCGTTGGTGATCGGGCTGATGCGACAGATCCGGGCGCGATCCGAAGGGCGCTGCGGCGCGGGAATTCTGCAGCCCTGGCGCGATCTGCGCAAGCAGTTGCGCAAGCAGCAGGTCACCCCGGAGGGGACCACGGCGGTGTTTGCCGTGGCACCGGCGGTGGTGGCGGCAACCACCCTGCTGATCGCGGCGATCGCACCGCTGGTCGCCACCGGCTCACCGCTGGACCCGGTGGGCGACTTGTTTGTGGTGGTGGGCCTGCTGTTCTTGGGTACCGTCGCGTTGACCCTGGCCGGAATCGACACCGGGACTTCCTTCGGCGGCATGGGCGCCAGCCGTGAGATCACCATCGCCGCCTTGGTTGAACCCACCATCCTGTTAGCGGTCTTCGCGCTGTCCATTCCCGCGAAATCGGCCAATCTTGGCGCCATCGTCGCCTTTAGCCTCGAGAACCCGGCCGAAGTGGTGTCGCTGGCCGGAATACTGGCCTTCGTAGCCTTGGTGATCGTCGTCATCGCGGAGACCGGCCGGCTCCCGGTCGACAACCCCGCCACCCACCTGGAGCTGACCATGGTGCACGAGGCGATGGTGCTGGAATACGCGGGACCACGGCTGGGCGTCATCGAGTGGGCCAGCGGCATGCGGCTCACCGTGCTACTGGCACTGCTGGCGAATCTCTTTGTGCCGTGGGGGATCGCGGGTGCGGACCCCAGCCTGATCGGGATTGCGGTCGGCATCGCGGCGATCAGTATCAAGGTCGCGATTGCCGCCGGTGTGCTGGCTACCGTGGAGGTGTTCATCGCCAAGCTGCGATTGTTCCGGGTGCCCGAATTGCTGGCGGGCTCGTTCCTGCTGGCGCTGCTGGCGGTCACGTCAGCCAATTTCTTTACGGCCCAGGTGTGATGCGATGACCGATCTCAACTACGCCGGTGTGCTTGACCTCGCCCCAGGAGGGCTGGTCCTGACCGCGGTGCTGATCGTGTGGCGGCGCGACCTGCGCTCGATCGTGTGGCTGCTGGCGGCGCAGGGTCTTGCGCTGGCCGCGATCCCGATGATTCTTGGTGTGCACTCCCATGACTGGGAGCTCGTTGGCATCGGTCTGGCCCTGTTCGCGCTGCGCGCAGTGGTCCTGCCGTGGCTGCTGGCCTGTGCGCTGGGAGCCGAGAAACATGAGCAACGGGAGGCGACCCCGCTGGTCAACACCACCGCGTCACTACTGATTGCGGCGGTGCTGACGGTGGTCGCGTTGGCGGTCACCCGCCCCATCGTGGACCTGGACTCCAGCGCGGCGGTCAGCGCCGTACCGGGAGGTCTGGCGGTGGTGCTGATCGCGCTGTTCGTGATGGTGACCCGGCGCCACGCCATCTCGCAGGCCGCGGGATTTCTCATGTTGGACAACGGGATCGCGGCCACGGC is from Mycobacterium marinum and encodes:
- a CDS encoding proton-conducting transporter membrane subunit yields the protein MTATLSDAPPEHQVALSGNGFGAVLSGATTAGIGACGTALGLTAVFGVVRQVHIAWLVPLIGVDFDIGRLGGFFIALTGAVAVVAGIYSIGYARREHLGAVALTMLPVFVTAMLLVPAAGSVSTFLLAWELMAISSLVLVATDHRRAQVRSAAGYYAVMTQLGFATLLLGLMVLAAAAGTDRFADMAVPSEGVRTFVFVATLLGFGSKAGLLPLHAWLPRAHPESPSPVSALMSAAMVNLGIYGLVRIDLQLLGPGPKWWGVTLLVIGAFSAMYGVLQASVATDLKRLLGYSTIENMGLVTLGLGAATLLSAAGAGPAAVIAMTAALLHLIAHAAFKSLGFLAAGSVLVATQQRDLDMLGGLAHRMRCTTTFFGIAALGASGLPLGAGFVSEWLLVQSLIHARPEHNTIVGLATPLGVGAVALTTGLGVAAMVKAFGTGFLARPRSGSAERAREAPATMLVGMAVAALGCVVIAIAPAVVTGPLQSVLDTLPASRNADLTDLGTVLRLPGMDGSISPALLAAALVAALLVVLVLARWGSRHRPEPVTSPLWACGADELTARMECTPTSFAQPLQRVFDDVLRPDTGIEVTHLEATRYHVEQIAYRAHLSDAIEDRVYAPVLRALAWCAQVIRRAHNGSVHLYLGYGALGVLIVLVVAR
- a CDS encoding respiratory chain complex I subunit 1 family protein produces the protein MSAMAGAAQIGAVILGAPLVIGLMRQIRARSEGRCGAGILQPWRDLRKQLRKQQVTPEGTTAVFAVAPAVVAATTLLIAAIAPLVATGSPLDPVGDLFVVVGLLFLGTVALTLAGIDTGTSFGGMGASREITIAALVEPTILLAVFALSIPAKSANLGAIVAFSLENPAEVVSLAGILAFVALVIVVIAETGRLPVDNPATHLELTMVHEAMVLEYAGPRLGVIEWASGMRLTVLLALLANLFVPWGIAGADPSLIGIAVGIAAISIKVAIAAGVLATVEVFIAKLRLFRVPELLAGSFLLALLAVTSANFFTAQV
- a CDS encoding hydrogenase-4 component E, whose translation is MTDLNYAGVLDLAPGGLVLTAVLIVWRRDLRSIVWLLAAQGLALAAIPMILGVHSHDWELVGIGLALFALRAVVLPWLLACALGAEKHEQREATPLVNTTASLLIAAVLTVVALAVTRPIVDLDSSAAVSAVPGGLAVVLIALFVMVTRRHAISQAAGFLMLDNGIAATAFLLTAGVPLIVEMGASLDVLFALIVLGVLTGRLRRTFGGTDLDRLQELRD